The genomic interval TCATCCACTCTGAAAAGTTTTATAGAATCTCAAAGGTCATCTTACCGAAACAAAAGTAATTCTTACATAATGTATAACAGGAAGGTCACCTATTCTCATAAACAGAAGTCACAAGTTCGTGATTCAGTTACAGTGTTCTGATTATGTTACTTTAATTTTGTTAAGTAGTAAAATCATGGATTTGATAAAAGATGATGGCTTTAAAGGTTCATATTTCTTACTGATTATAAGCTCGATAAGTAGCTCGTAGTTCTCCTGTAAATGCATCCCATAAATGTACAGGACTTTCTTTACTTGTTGTAGCAAAACAACAGGTCGACGGGTCCCAGGAACTCATCATTGGAAACCAGCAGCTATCGTAAACAATTCCTCCTTCCTTGACAGACAGAGCTGATTTGAGTGATGGTAAATTCATTTCTCCTGATATATTACCAGCATATAATTCTCTTGGAAGTTCATAGACTCGAATTCTGAAATCTTCTGAAGGAACAAGGAGGCATGTTCCATCAGGAGACCATTGACACCctttggtgaaattttcacatttgggAGTAGGTATGTACTCCTCTGTTGCACTGCAGAGTAGGATTGGCTTTTTCACCCATTCGTAACAGAAACCTGGAGTTTGTTCGTCACTTTTCTCAATCAGTTGATCCTTACTGGTTGCAGCATCGATGTTAGAAGTTACAGTGATCGGCTCTGTGATTGTTTGTGATAACACATGAGCCTCAATATTTAGGGACGCATGATTTGGATCCAGATTTTCTTCAGTAACAGCTGAAATGTGGTCTGAGCTCCATTCTCGAGTCGGTGTGGTGATAAATGCTAGCGCTGCTGAAGCAATTGACATATCACTGTGACCGGTTTCTATTATGGATTCATCTACAGGTATTGTACTTTGGGATTTGCCGGTATCTTCAAGTTCTACCACGATACTTGTCTTATTAGCTTCTTTGTTTTCAGCGGTTACAGGTGCACTGTCAATTACAATTTCCGTGTTTTCCATCATGCAAACACAAAATATTGTATTGTACAATTTGCAGCACCACCTTACCGCTTGAGCCAACAACTCCTTTGCAAATACTGCACGTTTTTTAAAACAAGTTGACCAACAATCCAAAACTCATTGTTGCCACGccattaaaaaaaagtcacggTCTTGCAGTGAGTTTTGTGTATGTTGAGTTGCGTACACCGCGGCTTCCAGGCGTTTTCCAGGCGCCTAGCGTTCGAAAATATTAGCGGTAAACGCGAACCGCTATCATTGGTCAACGatcattgttgaaaatttaaactTTCCGATACTTTCCGATGCTTTCCGATGTTTTCCGATGCTTTCCGATGCTTTCCGATGCTTCCCGATGCTTTCCGACCCGCCTGAGTTCATGGCGCGCAGAGTTTGAGTTGGTTTTAACTGTGAGGGGGAGTAGATCTCTACTAAAGAAGATCAAATTGACTTTCAGTGTGCCCGCGACCGTTCGTGAAGTGGAGTTCATCAACGTACACTCTACTGACATACGTGTACAGCACGTGTCATCGGTGATAGATTTTTCTACAGTCCAGAAGATAGAGTGAACATTGTTAATTGTTCGGTAAATTCAAGAATCTAATTTTtgtgttcaattaatttctgTTCTTTCTCATCCTCAAGTGtttaaagtttttattttcttgataAAATACCCTGCTTACTAATAATTACTCCTTATAATTCAAATAGTTCACATAATTGTTCCGCTGTGACTTacaaattacaaatatttgtcttttcttttttccatgtaGTGAATTCGAGGGGGTGCAAGAGCTAAAACTGATGATCGGGTGATtcgatataaatattataagaGTGCTGTGACAGTTGAAAATGAAGTTTCACGTGGTGGTGCTTCTATTCGCCTTTGCCAACATATCAATTGTTATACCCTGTGCAAATGGCTTTAACGTCGAGACCAAACATTTCACAATGTACAGGGAGGAAACATTTTCAATGTTTGGATTCTCCGTAGCCGAACATCAAGACCGAGATCGACACGGATGGtaagtgataaaaaaagaaaatatgtagacatttggaaattatttacaaaatattgTAAATCGATTGCAGTATTTGAATGAATAGACGTATTATTAACTCTAGCAGGAATCGTGTCCAGGGTCTCAATATGACGTAGTCGTTTATAATTTCCTTATTAGTAATCAGAAGGTAGCAAGAATAACGATGGTTCGTCATTGGCTCTctatgttttttatttatgcaaAATAACCAGCGAGTCCAACTCAAATACCGCTCGTGTACCGTGTGAAATAGTCTTGAGTGAATCAGAATTACACACACTAATGTCTTCAGAAGGTATTGAGTTTAAATTTCGCGGAAACGTGAATCGATCTACCAAAAACTTCGCGTGACTAATGTATCGATAGAGAAATTCCATTAATGCCAGTTAGAGTTGCAACTTGAAAGGATAATTATCATATAATAATGTGGAATACTTAAAAATTACTTATTCCGAGCTGCTCGGAGGGAGTCGAGAGAAACCAAAAGCGTCTTTTCTCTCGACGGTTAGTTAGGTGGGTCCGCGTTTCCACAAATAAACTCTCATTTCCAGTCCTCCAAAAAGTTCTCTCAGGCATTGGCTGCTTCTATCTGTAGAGTTGCACAAATTATCTGCATAAACCACTCGATAAAaggtatttaaaaaatgagtGTACAGTCAGTGCCCCGAGAAggtcaaaaatatttatcaagaGATGTTTCAAAGTTTATAAAAGTTGAACGATTATTTCGAACCTTGGTGTCATCGAAATTGGTAAAATGTTATTTTAAGAACATGCTGAAAGATAAGTCGTTTATATGATTTTTGTCATTGCAAACAAGTTATTTTTTGGAGCCTGATAAGTTTATCGGGTCGCAGATTCTGAGAAATTCGATATGCTTCGAGTTAAAAATCGCATATCGATGATGATGCGCCAGGGATTTTAGCGGACGTTGCAAAACTGTGCTGGTTTAAAATGTGTGCGTGTTGAAAGGAACTTTGGCTTGATTCAGAGATTAGGTCATCGCCGGGACCAGAGAATCGTATAGCGTACGTGGGCTGCCCCAGTAGCTTGAGGCCGCAATTCCCCCACCTAAAATAAActacatgtgtgtataataatactaCCATGTCCTGGTTATTACTTCTTCAAATCTTTACCTTCATCTCAGCTTACAAGATTTATGAATGAAAgatcgctgctgctgcagtgtTTCCATCCTGGCTTTACCGTAACATTATATattgtaggtacatacatttgTGCatgctgaaaataaaaacttgccACGATTAATCAGTtcataaacgaagaaaaagaaggtagCCGCATTCCCAGGGAAATGTTTATGAAAGCGAAGCCGATTTGTTAATTCCAATTCCTTATAATTACAAATGACTAATTTGAAATCCGTGTAATCTTGTAGATTCAGATTTCCGGTAAGCTAACGTGTGACCGCAGCACATGTAAATAAATACAGGTATAACGATACGtgggcgtcgtcgtcgtcgtcgactaATATCGTAATCGCCTAAAATCAGGTTCTCCTACCTTCATATTATAGAATGTTTAAACCGCTATCTGGCTATGAGTAAAAGTTTCTACAATAAGCCAGCTGCTGCTCCGAGAAATTATCAATGAAACTCTACCTGTCGTTGTAAATTCAGCTGCGATTATTCTTCTCACGAACGATACAATGATACTCGGTGAATGATCAACCcttgaaataatataaatccgcaagagaaaaaaaaaatccacgaaaaaaagagaacttccgcgcacacacgtacacTGCTGCGCAAATTTAATGTTTTATCCTCGGATCCGAGGTGACTAAGATTTTACCTACATAGATATAAATAGACGTCGAATAGCTATAGTCTTTCTTGCATTTCCGAAGACCACTGCGTCAAGCTCCCTGACAACGTAGcgggatgaaacaaaaaaaaatgttcccaTTTGCTTTATGCCGAGTCTGATGCGAGCGACTCAGAAAACACAAAAACCAGAGCagtaaaataaagaattttccCACAGTTTGTAATCATAAATAATTTCGATAATGATATATTGCGATAAGAGAATTATTGTGTTCGATGGATTTCTAAATTCTCCATTTAAGGATATAAGTTGCTACACGTCAGGAGAAATTGATAGTAACatcatagaaaattcattattgCCTCGGGGTAACATGTCTGTATTGGCTCGCAATTACGATGACCGTAAAAAGAATCTAGTTTCTTGTATAATTTCGCAATAAAGATCTTGCTGAAATTCGTCATTTCATCTAAGATTATTCTACTAAATTCACTGCCCTTATCAAAGAgataaaatgaagagaaaaaagactgACCGGATAAGAGAATATGACAGTGTAACATATGACCCAATCGattctcgagaaaaaaaaaaactttcagagAGATAATTAAATACTGTGGATTCTCTATACTATAAACTCATCGTTATCGCATTTTcccgtatattatacgattcCCCGTACAATAATGAACATTTTGACGGAAAAAAGTCTTCGCATATTTAAAGGAATAAGTGTTCAAAACTTTACTCAAAAATACGAAAACGGAGTtgatgtgaaagaaaaattctgttTTCTCGTACATTTTGCGTCTGgtgaaaaagttgattttgTGGTTTTTATTACGAGCTTCAGTTTGTAACAATTGCGCAGGTCTCGTCTTAAGCGTCTTAAGAGTTGTGGTAACGAGGCTTATAATTAGACGCGTCTAAGAGTGGTCTAAGCGAGATGCACGCACTTGTGgtgggagaagaagaaagaataaaaaccaagaaaaaggaaataaaactgaaagcAACATAGAATTGTTGAGAAAACGAGTTACGAGTGACGCCTGGCAcaacgaatataataatttaacgtaccgaaaaaaaaaaaaccgaattcgCTTGTTATCTACAAGTGGCTGCTGCACGGGGTATAAGGTGGCCATTTTCATCTTTGTCAGAAAGAGATTTATATCCTCGCAGCATCTTTTAGTAGGCATACAGACTCGTAGTTAAAGGCACGGTATCTGTTTTATACTACATAGCTACATAGAAATGCGGtggatttatttctaattattaattcaataattttttatcatcgttttaCCGTCAGATTTCAGATGTCATTTGACCCGGAGGAATTCACCGCGCAAAGCATTCGGTGTCGGTTTGCATGAGGTAtagatatgataataataaaataaacgatacCGCGTATAATCATGTCATTTCACCTATACCACGTGG from Athalia rosae chromosome 1, iyAthRosa1.1, whole genome shotgun sequence carries:
- the LOC105686966 gene encoding telomerase Cajal body protein 1 isoform X1 → MMENTEIVIDSAPVTAENKEANKTSIVVELEDTGKSQSTIPVDESIIETGHSDMSIASAALAFITTPTREWSSDHISAVTEENLDPNHASLNIEAHVLSQTITEPITVTSNIDAATSKDQLIEKSDEQTPGFCYEWVKKPILLCSATEEYIPTPKCENFTKGCQWSPDGTCLLVPSEDFRIRVYELPRELYAGNISGEMNLPSLKSALSVKEGGIVYDSCWFPMMSSWDPSTCCFATTSKESPVHLWDAFTGELRATYRAYNQVDEVEAAISVQFVNSGAEVWCGFKGALRTFDTGRPGRQVSTIYLKKDIPNVTGIISSIRENPVMPGLVAFGTYSKSIGLYKDGPLCAFKTGSGVTQIEFSPCGMKLYSAVRRNNEMLCWDLRNPGTVLYSIQGRQADTNQRIQFSISSDGKDLVSGATDGTVAVWHLLQTVEHGDDLHSKYRIKLSNDCINGVSLHRSLPIMATSSGQRICTEEDHCRDNSVRFWWCGPKSQ
- the LOC105686966 gene encoding telomerase Cajal body protein 1 isoform X2 gives rise to the protein MMENTEIVIDSAPVTAENKEANKTSIVVELEDTGKSQSTIPVDESIIETGHSDMSIASAALAFITTPTREWSSDHISAVTEENLDPNHASLNIEAHVLSQTITEPITVTSNIDAATSKDQLIEKSDEQTPGFCYEWVKKPILLCSATEEYIPTPKCENFTKGCQWSPDGTCLLVPSEDFRIRVYELPRELYAGNISGEMNLPSLKSALSVKEGGIVYDSCWFPMMSSWDPSTCCFATTSKESPVHLWDAFTGELRATYRAYNQVDEVEAAISVQFVNSGAEVWCGFKGALRTFDTGRPGRQHPRKSSHAWISGFWYLLKVYRFVQGWPAMCI
- the LOC105686966 gene encoding telomerase Cajal body protein 1 isoform X3, which gives rise to MMENTEIVIDSAPVTAENKEANKTSIVVELEDTGKSQSTIPVDESIIETGHSDMSIASAALAFITTPTREWSSDHISAVTEENLDPNHASLNIEAHVLSQTITEPITVTSNIDAATSKDQLIEKSDEQTPGFCYEWVKKPILLCSATEEYIPTPKCENFTKGCQWSPDGTCLLVPSEDFRIRVYELPRELYAGNISGEMNLPSLKSALSVKEGGIVYDSCWFPMMSSWDPSTCCFATTSKESPVHLWDAFTGELRATYRAYNQVDEVEAAISVQFVNSGAEVWCGFKGALRTFDTGRPGRQHPRKSSHAWISGFWYLLKVYR